GGTCTGGTTGGTATTATTCACAGATTCCAGAAGAGGGGTGCTGTTCAGACCATATATCCGAGGGATTTTACAACAGGGGTATTCAGATTCCGCACAACCCCTACAGGTTATTTGCCAACAGATGATGACCTCCTAAGAGTAGTAACTAATGGTATTCCCAGGGCATATATGCCATCTCATGAGGATCTACCACTGGAGGAGCGAAAGGCTGTCATTCAGTACATAAAGACATTTTCAAAGAGATGGAAAGAGGAAGAAACAGGCGAACCATTTGTTGTGAAAGCTCCAAAGTGGGTTGGGACGCATGATTCCATAGAGAATGGCAAGAAATTATACGAAGAGATGAAGTGCTGGGAATGCCATGGAGAGCATGGCAAGGGTGACGGTCCAAAATCAGACAGACTAAAAGATGACTGGGGAGACCCGATACTTCCCTTTGATTTTACCACTGGTGCCACAAAGATGGGATTTGCCTCTGAAAATGTGTATACTGCATATACCACAGGTCTTGATGGGAGCGGAATGCCCTCTTATGAAGATTCAATGACTGAGGAAGAAAGATGGCACCTTGTCTCATATACCCTCTTGTTAATGGAGCGTGTGCCAGTTGCCAAAAAATAACTGCATGAAATTGTAAGAAGGAGGTCTGAAAATGTCTAAAAATAAAATTAATAGAAGAAATTTCCTTAAGTTCTTAGGCATCGCTGGTGCTGCGGGAGCAGTTGCCGGCGCAGGTATGATCATGCCAGAAGGTGTCCTTCCTGAATCAACAAAAAGGACACTTCTGGCAAGGGCTGAAGGAAGCAAAGGGAGTCAGAAGTATGAGATAAAGCCTGGTGAGTATGATACATACTATGGATTCTGGAGTGGTGGACATTCAGGCGAAGTAAGGGTCCTCGGCATCCCTTCGATGCGGGAGATCAAGAGGATACCTGTTTTCAATATTGAGTGCGGCTCTGGATGGGGAATAACGAATGAAAGCAAGAAACTCCTGAAAGGTCTTATTGTAGGAGATACCCATCATGTCCACGGCTCTTACAGAAATGGCACATACGATGGGAAATATCTTTGGGTGAATGACAAGGCCAATAACAGGCTTGCGAGGATCAGGATCGATTATATGGAGGTTGACTCTATTATCACTATACCGAATACACAGGGTATGCACGGGACCTTTCCCCAGAGGCACCCAAAGACAGAATGGATTGCTATAAACAGCGAGTTTCAGTCACCTATACCAAAT
The nucleotide sequence above comes from Nitrospirota bacterium. Encoded proteins:
- a CDS encoding cytochrome c; protein product: MEAIRKNLKVGMLFLLVLLLGAIVATLRGADAVDTKTLDLGKKVYENRCIICHGDKGDGKGLVGIIHRFQKRGAVQTIYPRDFTTGVFRFRTTPTGYLPTDDDLLRVVTNGIPRAYMPSHEDLPLEERKAVIQYIKTFSKRWKEEETGEPFVVKAPKWVGTHDSIENGKKLYEEMKCWECHGEHGKGDGPKSDRLKDDWGDPILPFDFTTGATKMGFASENVYTAYTTGLDGSGMPSYEDSMTEEERWHLVSYTLLLMERVPVAKK
- a CDS encoding twin-arginine translocation signal domain-containing protein; its protein translation is MSKNKINRRNFLKFLGIAGAAGAVAGAGMIMPEGVLPESTKRTLLARAEGSKGSQKYEIKPGEYDTYYGFWSGGHSGEVRVLGIPSMREIKRIPVFNIECGSGWGITNESKKLLKGLIVGDTHHVHGSYRNGTYDGKYLWVNDKANNRLARIRIDYMEVDSIITIPNTQGMHGTFPQRHPKTEWIAINSEFQSPIPNRTGVPPKEYYGAHTIVDAERMAVICQVMVEENLDLAATDYQGKYSFATSYNIEQGVVISEMLAADHDYLLVFNW